Proteins encoded by one window of Salvia splendens isolate huo1 chromosome 5, SspV2, whole genome shotgun sequence:
- the LOC121802138 gene encoding glycine--tRNA ligase, mitochondrial 1-like, producing MDAAQEAQRREAFRHLVLNALERRLFFIPSFKIYRGVAGLYDYGPPGCAVKANVLAFWRQHFVLEENMLEVDCPCVTPEAVLKASGHVDKFTDLMVKDEKTGACYRADHLLKDYCKEKLEKDPRLTEEKAAELRHVLAMLDDLSSEELGAKIKEYGITAPDTKNHLSDPYPFNLMFQTSIGPSGASTGYMRPETAQGIFVNFKDLYYYNGNKLPFAAAQIGQAFRNEISPRQGLLRVREFTLAEIEHFVDPDDKSHPKFAEVSKLEFLMFPREDQVSGRQARRIVIGEAVSQGIVNNQTLGYFIGRVYLFLTLLGIDNKRLRFRQHLANEMAHYAADCWDAEIECSYGWIECVGIADRSAYDLHAHTDKSGVELVAHEKYAEPREVEKLVITPVKKDLGLAFKGNQKMVVEALLAMEEKEAMELKATLEEKLEAEFRVCTLDKVVTIKKNMVSISKEIKKEHQRTFTPSVIEPSFGIGRIIYCLYEHSFYTRSSKDGDEQLNVFRFPPLVAPIKCTVFPLVQNQQYEEVARSIARSLTAVGISYKIDITGTSIGKRYARTDELGVPFAITVDSTTSVTVRERDSKQQIRVDVDKVASLMKEVTDGVSTWPDVLWKYPSHSS from the exons ATGGACGCCGCGCAAGAAGCTCAGAGGCGAGAGGCTTTCCGCCACCTCGTTCTCAACGCGCTCGAACGGCGGCTGTTCTTCATCCCTTCCTTCAAGATCTACCGCGGCGTAGCAGGTCTTTACGATTACGGCCCCCCTGGTTGCGCCGTCAAGGCCAATGTCCTCGCTTTCTGGCGTCAG CACTTTGTTCTAGAAGAGAACATGCTGGAAGTTGATTGCCCGTGTGTTACCCCGGAGGCTGTGCTGAAGGCGTCTGGCCATGTTGACAAGTTCACTGACCTTATGGTCAAGGATGAAAAGACTGGAGCTTGTTACCGAGCAGATCATTTGCTTAAGGATTATTGCAAAGAGAAGCTTGAGAAAGATCCTAGGCTGACCGAAGAGAAGGCAGCTGAACTGAGGCATGTACTTGCCATGCTGGATGATCTCTCTTCTGAAGAACTTGGTGCAAAGATTAAAGAATATGGCATCACTGCTCCAGATACAAAAAACCATCTCTCTGACCCCTATCCCTTTAACCTAATGTTTCAGACATCAATCGGGCCATCTGGGGCAAGCACTGG ATACATGCGTCCTGAAACAGCTCAGGGTATTTTTGTGAACTTTAAGGACTTGTATTACTACAATGGCAACAAGCTTCCTTTTGCAGCTGCACAAATTGGTCAAGCTTTTCGGAATGAG ATTTCTCCACGACAAGGTCTCTTAAGGGTTCGCGAATTTACGCTGGCTGAGATTGAGCACTTTGTGGATCCTGATGATAAGTCCCACCCTAAATTTGCTGAAGTTTCCAAGTTGGAATTTTTGATGTTCCCAAGAGAAGACCAGGTGTCTGGACGGCAAGCAAGGAGAATTGTAATTGGTGAAGCAGTTTCTCAG GGTATTGTCAATAATCAAACACTCGGATATTTTATAGGGAGAGTATACTTGTTTCTCACCTTACTTGGAATTGATAATAAACGCCTGCGATTCCGCCAACATCTAGCAAATGAGATGGCACATTATGCTGCTGATTGTTGGGACGCTGAAATTGAATGCTCTTATGGATGGATTGAGTGTGTTGGTATTGCTGATAGATCAGCATATGATTTACATGCTCACACT GATAAAAGCGGTGTAGAACTAGTGGCACATGAGAAGTATGCTGAACCTAGAGAAGTGGAG AAACTTGTCATAACTCCTGTTAAGAAGGACCTGGGTCTTGCTTTCAAGGGAAACCAAAAGATGGTGGTTGAAGCATTACTG GCTATGGAGGAAAAGGAAGCTATGGAGTTAAAAGCAACTTTGGAAGAAAAATTAGAGGCTGAGTTTCGTGTTTGTACTCTCGACAAAGTTGTGACTATAAAGAAAAACATGGTGTCTATCTccaaagaaattaaaaaagaacaCCAGAGGACTTTCACACCGTCTGTGATTGAACCATCTTTTGGCATTGGGAGAATCATATACTGTCTCTATGAACATTCTTTTTATACGAGGTCTAGTAAAGATGGGGATGAACAGCTGAATGTCTTCCGCTTCCCTCCACTGGTAGCTCCAATCAAATGTACAGTTTTTCCCCTTGTCCAAAACCAACAATATGAGGAAGTTGCCAGAAGCATTGCCAGGTCATTGACTGCAGTTGGGATTTCTTACAAGATTGATATTACAG GTACCTCTAttggaaaaagatatgcaaGAACTGATGAACTCGGAGTTCCTTTCGCCATCACAGTTGATTCTACAACCTCAGTGACGGTGCGTGAAAGAGATAGCAAGCAGCAAATTCGTGTAGATGTCGATAAGGTGGCATCTCTGATGAAAGAGGTAACTGATGGTGTTAGCACATGGCCGGATGTATTGTGGAAATACCCATCTCATTCATCCTGA
- the LOC121805940 gene encoding uncharacterized protein LOC121805940, whose product MDKLREFFKKTIFYARVLSGYEERRIRSYRLQLQKRLQQAEVRKAALNKVPEQIILSEVRKMVQEMQALNKKLEDTEAAIEDYFKPLDKEAEVIMKAQLEGEEKTMREMVATMQRQALLEKAEADAQAQEQALTLSKNSKADKEDEELETECVDKRAGMR is encoded by the exons ATGGATAAATTAAGGGAATTCTTCAAGAAAACAATTTTCTACGCTAGGGTTCTTTCCGGGTACGAAGAGCGCAGAATCAGATCTTACAGATTGCAGCTTCAGAAACGTCTCCAGCAG GCAGAAGTAAGGAAAGCTGCTCTTAATAAGGTTCCTGAACAAATTATTTTGTCAGAGGTGCGGAAGATGGTTCAGGAAATGCAGGCTTTGAATAAGAAGTTAGAGGACACG GAAGCAGCTATAGAGGATTACTTCAAGCCGCTTGACAAAGAAGCAGAGGTGATTATGAAGGCTCAGCTTGAAGGAGAGGAAAAGACAATGAGAGAGATGGTGGCAACCATGCAAAGACAGGCTCTACTCGAGAAAGCTGAAGCAGATGCACAAGCGCAAGAACAAGCACTTACACTTTCAAAGAATTCAAAAGCCGACAAAGAGGATGAGGAGCTAGAAACAGAATGCGTTGACAAAAGGGCTGGAATGCGATGA
- the LOC121804716 gene encoding protein BONZAI 2-like isoform X2 has product MAVLYIKGNDGSLRELGRTEVVLNSLSPKWIKKFSVTYQFEMVQNLVFRVYDVDTQFHGMDVKTLKLEEQQLLGEAICTLSKITTKLYRTVTIDLVHEEVSTRKCGQLTVYAEESVTSKTTVELVLRCSDLESKDLFSKSDPFLVISKATEHGILVPICKTEVRKNDHEPKWNPIFLSIQQVGNKDSPLLIECFNFNSNGKHDLLGKLQKSLAELERLHSAGSVENLFIPMSVGKNHQCKVLKSQLIVDKYSETIQHTFLDYLAGGYELNFMVAVDFTASNGNPRLPDSLHYIDPSGRPNAYQRAILEVGGVVQFYDYDKKIPAWGFGARPIDGPVSHCFSLNGSSTYCEVEGIHGIMMAYTSALSNVSLAGPTLFGHVVTQAAQIASGSVARNERKYFVLLIITDGVITDLQETKDAFVMASDLPLSILIVGVGGADFKEMEILDADKGERLESSSGRVASRDIVQFVPFRDVQSGEDSVVRSLLAELPTQFLTYVRARGIGPTA; this is encoded by the exons ATGGCGGTTCTGTATATCAAAGGAAATGATGGTTCGCTACGAGAGCTTGGTCGGACAGAAGTAGTTTTGAATTCATTGAGCCCCAAATGGATTAAGAAATTTTCTGTTACCTACCAATTCGAAATGGTGCAGAATTTGGT GTTCCGTGTCTATGATGTCGACACTCAATTTCATGGCATGGATGTGAAG ACACTTAAGCTGGAGGAGCAGCAGCTTCTTGGTGAGGCTATTTGCACGCTATCTAAG ATCACCACGAAACTGTACAGAACCGTAACCATAGATCTAGTACATGAAGAAGTTTCTACTCGGAAATGTGGCCAGCTTACAGTTTATGCTGAAGAAAGTGTCACGTCAAAAACTACAGTAGAGTTGGTATTGCGATGTTCAGACTTGGAATCCAAGGATTTGTTCTCAAAAAGT gATCCGTTTCTTGTAATATCAAAAGCTACAGAGCATGGAATATTAGTTCCAATTTGTAAAACCGAAGTCCGGAAAAATGATCACGAACCAAAATGGAACCCAATTTTCCTGAGTATTCAGCAAGTAGGAAACAAG GACAGCCCACTACTTATTGAGTGTTTTAACTTCAACAGCAATGGAAAGCATGATTTATTGGG AAAACTTCAGAAGTCACTGGCAGAGTTGGAAAGGCTGCACTCTGCTGGCTCTGTAGAAAATTTGTTTATCCCAATGTCAGTTGGGAAAAATCACCAATGCAAG GTCTTAAAGAGTCAGTTGATTGTGGATAAGTATTCAGAGACCATCCAGCACACATTCCTCGATTACTTGGCTGGAGGCTATGAGCTGAATTTTATGGTTGCTGTTGATTTCACTG CTTCAAATGGTAATCCGCGCCTACCTGATTCATTGCACTATATTGATCCGTCAGGGCGGCCAAACGCATATCAGAGA GCAATATTAGAAGTTGGGGGAGTTGTGCAGTTCTAcgattatgataaaaaaattccTGCTTGGGGGTTTGGAGCCCGGCCAATTGATGGTCCCGTATCCCATTGCTTTAGCTTAAATGGCAGCAGTACCTATTGTGAG GTTGAAGGAATCCATGGAATTATGATGGCATATACAAGCGCTCTTTCTAATGTCTCATTAGCAGGACCAACATTATTTGGACATGTAGTTACGCAGGCTGCACAGATAGCCAGTGGATCGGTTGCGAGAAATGAGAGAAagtattttgttttgttgattATAACA GACGGGGTTATAACTGACCTCCAGGAAACAAAGGATGCCTTTGTTATGGCATCTGATCTGCCATTGTCAATACTTATTGTCGGGGTTGGAGGAGCTGACTTTAAAGAAATGGAG ATATTGGATGCAGACAAAGGGGAGAGGCTCGAAAGTTCATCTGGACGGGTTGCATCACGTGACATTGTCCAGTTTGTTCCTTTCCGTGATGTACAAA GTGGAGAAGACTCTGTCGTTCGATCACTTCTCGCTGAATTACCAACACAGTTTTTGACTTATGTGCGAGCTCGAGGTATTGGCCCAACTGCATAA
- the LOC121803114 gene encoding uncharacterized protein LOC121803114 yields the protein MNRRRATSSTGAPSPSLKDAQSKLLRIVCHHEQLKVSFEQLRSQIGAGLLEAEDVFVSLALQLMKLVGLKTTEMAEERKFSMIVSSFDTSQPQPEDYMEKAMKAGNELMERQKLQIIHIISILHNIEDQVNSSRKSIVQDLAECQSFISKLFRKASLVVSSAHQSGRSNDLAQVTQKVLKYTFNQVGVALGSVEVGVEGMITGLADKMCNPMCQYVRGLKAEMKTGACSCLLETVKEMHEVMQVRRLELEEAKSQTRYAEQSRIEALSMLTQSEETSKKLMMSLRLLSDDRTELEQEAVKVREDQAKDDCLMWDLLRQKSQSPSDSPLGPNVLQGTGTSSSRLPSKRVNSMLIPSCRAPKRSQIKRTIHPSTPR from the exons ATGAATCGCCGCAGAGCCACTAGCTCCACCGGCGCTCCGTCGCCGTCGCTCAAAGATGCGCAATCGAAGCTCTTGCGTATCGTCTGCCACCACGAGCAGCTCAAAGTCTCATTCGAACAGCTCCGATCTCAGATTGGAGCTGGTTTGCTCGAG GCGGAAGATGTGTTCGTGTCGCTGGCTCTTCAGCTAATGAAGTTGGTAGGACTGAAGACTACTGAGATGGCTGAAGAGAGGAAATTTAGCATGATCGTGTCCTCTTTTGACACTTCACAACCGCAG CCAGAAGACTATATGGAAAAAGCCATGAAAGCTGGAAATGAGCTGATGGAGAGACAGAAGCTACAGATAATTCATATCATTAGCATTCTTCACAATATTGAAGATCAGGTCAATTCAAGCAGAAAAAGCATCGTTCAGGACCTTGCCGAGTGTCAATCGTTCATAAGCAAGCTCTTTCGCAAAGCTTCTTTAGTTGTTTCTTCGGCACATCAGTCTGGCAGGAGCAATGACCTAGCTCAAGTGACGCAAAAGGTTCTCAAATATACATTTAATCAAGTAGGAGTCGCCCTTGGATCAGTGGAGGTAGGAGTAGAAGGCATGATTACCGGACTTGCTGACAAAATGTGCAATCCGATGTGTCAGTATGTCCGTGGTCTTAAGGCTGAAATGAAGACTGGAGCATGCTCATGTTTACTGGAGACTGTTAAGGAGATGCATGAAGTAATGCAGGTCAGAAGACTTGAGTTGGAGGAAGCAAAAAGTCAGACTAGATACGCAGAACAAAGCAGGATTGAGGCATTGAGCATGTTAACGCAATCAGAAGAAACATCCAAGAAGCTGATGATGTCCTTGAGATTACTATCAGATGACAGGACTGAACTGGAACAAGAG GCGGTAAAAGTGAGAGAAGATCAGGCTAAAGACGACTGCTTAATGTGGGATTTACTGAGGCAGAAAAGCCAGTCCCCATCAGACAGTCCTCTGGGACCAAATGTGCTTCAAGGGACAGGAACAAGCAGCAGTAGACTTCCTTCGAAAAGGGTGAATTCCATGCTCATTCCGAGTTGCAGGGCTCCTAAACGTTCTCAGATAAAGAGGACGATTCATCCATCAACACCAAGATGA
- the LOC121804716 gene encoding protein BONZAI 1-like isoform X1 has product MGNCCSDVAGGQSAVGGTNSSLAANASNEAVDAFFMSRGYNGLSSEIELSLSATDLRDRDVLSKSDPMAVLYIKGNDGSLRELGRTEVVLNSLSPKWIKKFSVTYQFEMVQNLVFRVYDVDTQFHGMDVKTLKLEEQQLLGEAICTLSKITTKLYRTVTIDLVHEEVSTRKCGQLTVYAEESVTSKTTVELVLRCSDLESKDLFSKSDPFLVISKATEHGILVPICKTEVRKNDHEPKWNPIFLSIQQVGNKDSPLLIECFNFNSNGKHDLLGKLQKSLAELERLHSAGSVENLFIPMSVGKNHQCKVLKSQLIVDKYSETIQHTFLDYLAGGYELNFMVAVDFTASNGNPRLPDSLHYIDPSGRPNAYQRAILEVGGVVQFYDYDKKIPAWGFGARPIDGPVSHCFSLNGSSTYCEVEGIHGIMMAYTSALSNVSLAGPTLFGHVVTQAAQIASGSVARNERKYFVLLIITDGVITDLQETKDAFVMASDLPLSILIVGVGGADFKEMEILDADKGERLESSSGRVASRDIVQFVPFRDVQSGEDSVVRSLLAELPTQFLTYVRARGIGPTA; this is encoded by the exons ATGGGAAATTGCTGCTCCGACGTCGCCGGCGGGCAGTCGGCGGTAGGAGGCACCAATTCTAGCTTAGCAGCTAACGCTTCCAACGAAGCAGTTGATGCCTTCTTCATGTCTCGCGGCTACAACGGTCTCTCCTCTGAGATCGAG CTCTCTCTTTCTGCAACAGACTTACGTGATCGGGATGTGCTCTCCAAG AGTGATCCTATGGCGGTTCTGTATATCAAAGGAAATGATGGTTCGCTACGAGAGCTTGGTCGGACAGAAGTAGTTTTGAATTCATTGAGCCCCAAATGGATTAAGAAATTTTCTGTTACCTACCAATTCGAAATGGTGCAGAATTTGGT GTTCCGTGTCTATGATGTCGACACTCAATTTCATGGCATGGATGTGAAG ACACTTAAGCTGGAGGAGCAGCAGCTTCTTGGTGAGGCTATTTGCACGCTATCTAAG ATCACCACGAAACTGTACAGAACCGTAACCATAGATCTAGTACATGAAGAAGTTTCTACTCGGAAATGTGGCCAGCTTACAGTTTATGCTGAAGAAAGTGTCACGTCAAAAACTACAGTAGAGTTGGTATTGCGATGTTCAGACTTGGAATCCAAGGATTTGTTCTCAAAAAGT gATCCGTTTCTTGTAATATCAAAAGCTACAGAGCATGGAATATTAGTTCCAATTTGTAAAACCGAAGTCCGGAAAAATGATCACGAACCAAAATGGAACCCAATTTTCCTGAGTATTCAGCAAGTAGGAAACAAG GACAGCCCACTACTTATTGAGTGTTTTAACTTCAACAGCAATGGAAAGCATGATTTATTGGG AAAACTTCAGAAGTCACTGGCAGAGTTGGAAAGGCTGCACTCTGCTGGCTCTGTAGAAAATTTGTTTATCCCAATGTCAGTTGGGAAAAATCACCAATGCAAG GTCTTAAAGAGTCAGTTGATTGTGGATAAGTATTCAGAGACCATCCAGCACACATTCCTCGATTACTTGGCTGGAGGCTATGAGCTGAATTTTATGGTTGCTGTTGATTTCACTG CTTCAAATGGTAATCCGCGCCTACCTGATTCATTGCACTATATTGATCCGTCAGGGCGGCCAAACGCATATCAGAGA GCAATATTAGAAGTTGGGGGAGTTGTGCAGTTCTAcgattatgataaaaaaattccTGCTTGGGGGTTTGGAGCCCGGCCAATTGATGGTCCCGTATCCCATTGCTTTAGCTTAAATGGCAGCAGTACCTATTGTGAG GTTGAAGGAATCCATGGAATTATGATGGCATATACAAGCGCTCTTTCTAATGTCTCATTAGCAGGACCAACATTATTTGGACATGTAGTTACGCAGGCTGCACAGATAGCCAGTGGATCGGTTGCGAGAAATGAGAGAAagtattttgttttgttgattATAACA GACGGGGTTATAACTGACCTCCAGGAAACAAAGGATGCCTTTGTTATGGCATCTGATCTGCCATTGTCAATACTTATTGTCGGGGTTGGAGGAGCTGACTTTAAAGAAATGGAG ATATTGGATGCAGACAAAGGGGAGAGGCTCGAAAGTTCATCTGGACGGGTTGCATCACGTGACATTGTCCAGTTTGTTCCTTTCCGTGATGTACAAA GTGGAGAAGACTCTGTCGTTCGATCACTTCTCGCTGAATTACCAACACAGTTTTTGACTTATGTGCGAGCTCGAGGTATTGGCCCAACTGCATAA